The Gemmatimonadota bacterium genome window below encodes:
- a CDS encoding alpha/beta hydrolase-fold protein, whose amino-acid sequence MKRGSGLRRAHFAFAVAIASCAAGAPALTAQSAPDGAPVRAGTLERIRVYGTSLEGNLAGDDPTRDVVVYLPSSYAAEPTRHFPVVYFLHGYTVGVETYVGLTGLPGSADLAIAAGAEEMILVLPDAFTIYSGSMYSNSPTTGNWEGYVAHDLVAYIDSHYRTIPERESRGLSGHSMGGYGTMRIGMKHPEVFSVLYAMSSCCLMNNPSPAQGRGAAAPDAGAPAPAGRGGGFSNALFAQAAAWAPNPQNPPRYFDLYNEDGVFRPEIAAKWVAHSPLVMVDQYVPNLKRYSAIAMDVGDADPLGAANHDLDAALTRLEIGHSFEEYEGTHTNRVRARFQSNVLPFFSEQLAATTTGR is encoded by the coding sequence TTGAAGAGGGGGTCAGGACTCCGGCGGGCGCACTTCGCGTTCGCAGTCGCGATCGCTTCCTGCGCGGCCGGAGCGCCGGCTCTCACGGCTCAGTCGGCGCCCGACGGAGCGCCGGTCCGGGCCGGGACTCTCGAGCGGATCCGGGTCTACGGCACGTCGCTCGAAGGGAATCTCGCCGGGGACGATCCCACGCGGGATGTCGTCGTATATCTCCCTTCGAGTTACGCGGCTGAGCCCACCCGCCACTTTCCGGTCGTCTATTTCTTGCATGGATATACGGTCGGGGTCGAGACCTACGTAGGCCTCACCGGCCTTCCGGGGTCGGCGGACCTCGCGATCGCTGCCGGCGCGGAGGAGATGATCCTGGTCCTCCCGGACGCCTTCACGATCTACAGCGGAAGCATGTACTCGAACTCGCCCACCACGGGGAATTGGGAGGGCTACGTGGCCCACGACCTCGTCGCTTACATTGACAGCCACTACCGGACCATCCCGGAACGGGAGAGCCGCGGCCTGTCGGGACACTCCATGGGCGGATACGGAACCATGCGGATCGGGATGAAGCATCCCGAGGTGTTTTCCGTGCTCTACGCGATGAGCTCGTGTTGTCTCATGAACAACCCGTCGCCTGCTCAGGGGCGGGGCGCGGCGGCGCCCGATGCCGGTGCGCCGGCCCCGGCCGGGCGTGGCGGCGGCTTCTCGAACGCCCTCTTCGCTCAGGCCGCGGCCTGGGCACCTAACCCGCAAAATCCGCCGCGGTATTTCGACCTCTACAACGAGGACGGCGTCTTTCGACCCGAGATCGCGGCGAAGTGGGTGGCCCACTCACCGCTCGTCATGGTGGATCAGTACGTGCCCAACCTGAAGCGTTACTCCGCGATCGCGATGGACGTGGGCGACGCGGATCCGCTCGGTGCGGCCAACCACGACCTGGACGCGGCCCTCACCCGGCTCGAAATCGGGCACTCGTTCGAGGAGTACGAGGGGACACACACGAACCGAGTGCGCGCCCGATTCCAGTCGAACGTGCTTCCGTTCTTCTCGGAGCAACTCGCAGCGACGACTACAGGACGCTGA
- a CDS encoding aminoacetone oxidase family FAD-binding enzyme: MEEREGGPVVVIGAGAAGTMAAIFAAGAGAPVLLCERTRDGGRKILISGGGRCNVLPSRMEPSRFITASSPNTMRKMLRSWPLEGQRRFFEEELQLPLVLEPDSGKLFPASNRARDVRDGLLELARRRGARLRFGSAVVGMRSPEGGRGWQVLLEDDGTIEAGAVVIATGGLSVPQTGSDGTGMRIVARLGHTLHETYPALTPLTGKSGVHHSLSGVSLDVTLRAPPPGGPLETRGGFLFTHRGYSGPAVLDISHLAVRSHGDPRQQILVQWTDADTDTWDERLRASKQGTVGSIVRRALPARLANALLAEGGLDPGESLAQLRREDRASLVTTLSRYPLPWTGHEGYKKAEVTGGGVPLEEIHPGTMESRIAPGLFLCGEILDCFGPIGGYNFLWAWATGRAAGLGASGSLESLRARGKA, encoded by the coding sequence TTGGAGGAGCGAGAGGGCGGGCCGGTCGTCGTCATCGGGGCAGGGGCGGCGGGGACGATGGCGGCCATCTTCGCAGCGGGGGCCGGTGCGCCCGTCCTTCTTTGCGAGCGTACGCGGGATGGCGGGCGGAAGATCCTCATCAGCGGGGGCGGGCGCTGCAACGTTCTTCCCTCCCGAATGGAGCCATCCCGGTTCATCACGGCTTCCTCTCCCAATACGATGCGAAAGATGCTTCGCTCGTGGCCCCTGGAGGGGCAGAGACGGTTCTTCGAGGAAGAACTCCAGCTACCCCTCGTGCTCGAGCCGGACTCGGGCAAGCTCTTTCCGGCCTCGAACCGCGCGCGGGATGTGCGAGACGGCCTCCTGGAGCTCGCTCGCCGGCGGGGCGCGAGACTTCGATTCGGATCCGCGGTCGTGGGGATGCGTTCGCCGGAAGGTGGCCGCGGTTGGCAGGTGCTTCTGGAGGACGACGGTACGATCGAGGCCGGCGCAGTCGTCATTGCAACGGGGGGCCTTTCCGTACCTCAGACGGGCAGTGACGGTACGGGGATGCGCATCGTGGCTCGGCTCGGCCACACGCTGCACGAGACCTATCCGGCCCTGACTCCTCTCACCGGCAAATCAGGGGTCCACCATTCGCTTTCCGGGGTTTCCCTCGACGTGACGCTCCGGGCGCCCCCGCCTGGCGGCCCGCTGGAGACGCGAGGCGGCTTCCTCTTCACCCACCGCGGCTACAGCGGGCCCGCGGTCCTGGACATCTCACACCTGGCCGTCCGATCGCACGGCGACCCGCGCCAACAGATCCTCGTTCAGTGGACGGACGCGGACACCGACACGTGGGACGAGCGCCTGCGCGCGTCCAAACAAGGCACCGTAGGCTCGATCGTGCGGCGGGCCCTGCCGGCGCGACTTGCGAACGCCCTCCTCGCCGAGGGGGGGCTCGATCCCGGGGAGTCACTCGCACAGCTCCGTCGCGAGGATCGTGCAAGTCTGGTCACGACCCTTTCCCGGTACCCACTCCCCTGGACGGGCCACGAGGGATACAAGAAGGCCGAGGTCACGGGCGGAGGTGTCCCACTCGAGGAGATCCATCCCGGGACCATGGAAAGCAGGATCGCGCCCGGACTCTTCCTCTGCGGCGAGATTCTGGACTGCTTCGGGCCCATCGGGGGCTACAACTTCCTCTGGGCCTGGGCGACGGGGCGCGCCGCCGGACTGGGCGCGTCCGGGTCGCTGGAATCGCTCCGCGCTCGCGGGAAGGCTTGA
- a CDS encoding MBL fold metallo-hydrolase, producing the protein MPMRTLPMVTLTALLLAVATFSTGAAAQAPNETILARLEAARTAAGQEHAPLFAGTCAVPIRTVGAAPAVDEVPPALPSLDPDRSWYTEPVRVFDNLYFLGQTAYSVWGVRTSEGIVLIDAIFDYSVEAEVIDGLRKLGIDPAEIRTVIVSHAHGDHSGGAGILQRHGARVVMSEADWELYERTSSDSVTATRDIVATDGMELTVGDTTLRLYLTPGHTLGTISTVFPVRDGDEPHMAAVWGGTLFNFRDTPADPRDRRLQMYEESAARFREIARGAGVDVILSNHTRYDASTVKMPILAQRRSGDPHPYVIGAVGVSRFLTVAHECAIATRLSEQAAPN; encoded by the coding sequence ATGCCGATGAGGACGCTTCCGATGGTGACCCTCACCGCCCTCCTTCTGGCAGTGGCCACCTTCTCGACCGGGGCGGCCGCGCAGGCCCCGAATGAAACGATCCTCGCCCGCTTGGAGGCTGCACGGACGGCGGCTGGGCAGGAACATGCTCCGCTCTTCGCGGGGACTTGCGCCGTGCCGATCCGGACGGTGGGCGCCGCGCCGGCCGTGGACGAGGTGCCGCCCGCTCTCCCCTCGCTCGACCCGGATCGCTCCTGGTATACCGAGCCCGTGCGGGTCTTCGACAATCTCTACTTCTTAGGACAGACCGCGTATTCAGTCTGGGGCGTCCGGACCTCGGAGGGGATCGTCCTGATTGATGCGATCTTCGACTATTCGGTGGAGGCGGAGGTCATCGACGGGCTCCGAAAGCTGGGGATCGACCCGGCCGAGATCCGAACCGTGATCGTCAGCCATGCGCACGGAGACCATTCGGGCGGGGCGGGGATCCTCCAGCGGCACGGGGCGCGGGTCGTCATGTCCGAAGCCGACTGGGAGCTCTATGAGCGCACGAGCTCGGACTCCGTGACGGCAACGCGCGACATCGTGGCCACGGATGGGATGGAGCTCACGGTGGGGGACACGACGCTCCGCCTTTACCTGACGCCCGGCCACACGCTCGGCACGATATCCACGGTTTTTCCGGTGCGAGACGGAGACGAGCCTCATATGGCCGCGGTCTGGGGCGGGACCCTCTTCAACTTTCGCGACACGCCCGCGGATCCCCGCGACCGGCGTCTCCAGATGTATGAAGAATCCGCTGCCCGGTTTCGGGAGATCGCGCGCGGCGCCGGGGTGGATGTGATCCTCTCGAACCACACGCGATACGACGCTTCGACGGTGAAGATGCCGATCCTGGCGCAGAGGCGGTCCGGGGATCCGCACCCGTACGTCATCGGGGCGGTCGGCGTGAGCCGGTTCCTGACCGTCGCGCACGAGTGCGCGATAGCGACCCGCCTCTCGGAGCAAGCGGCACCCAACTGA
- a CDS encoding MATE family efflux transporter: MTRAQGIRPVGDTTQGPILGALVRLAVPTVATNVFQTLYQLIDTFWVGRLGAEAVAAVSLSFPILFFLTSAGGGLAIAGAVLVAQTFGAGNQEAVDHSAGQTLVVVGVVSAALSLAGFLTAGPVIALFGPEPGVSQMAVDYLKISFAGLVAVFIYFVFQALLRGVGDVKTPMIVVASTVVLNFFLDPILILGLGPFPEMGVVGAAWATIVAQGLAGATGIAILFSGRYGVHLRLRHLIPDGGVVRTIFRLGIPSSVEQSTRALGIAVMMLLVASFGTIAIASYGIGSRILSFVIIPAMGLSMATSTVVGQNVGARQNDRAESAARSGMLAGFLGLSAAGLLLFIFAGPVVRAFVPGEPEVIAVGERFMHIMALSFGFFGVQMVMSGALAGAGNTMAAMALSLISFWILRFPVAWVLSIPAGLGPEGVFWSFPISNVIAALIAVGWFLRGTWIRRVLNDEATLVRIVRDEARIEEVTEEG, encoded by the coding sequence GTGACTCGCGCTCAAGGGATTCGCCCGGTCGGAGACACCACCCAGGGTCCCATCCTGGGAGCGCTCGTTCGCCTCGCCGTCCCGACGGTCGCGACGAATGTCTTCCAGACCCTGTACCAGCTGATTGACACCTTCTGGGTCGGTCGGCTCGGCGCCGAGGCGGTGGCTGCCGTTTCCCTCTCTTTCCCGATCCTCTTTTTTCTGACCTCCGCGGGTGGAGGATTGGCGATCGCCGGGGCCGTCCTCGTTGCACAGACATTCGGGGCGGGGAACCAGGAAGCCGTGGACCACTCCGCCGGGCAGACACTGGTCGTCGTGGGCGTGGTCTCCGCCGCGCTCTCCCTCGCGGGCTTCCTTACGGCCGGTCCCGTCATCGCCCTCTTCGGCCCCGAGCCGGGGGTCTCTCAGATGGCGGTGGATTACCTGAAGATCTCCTTCGCCGGCCTGGTCGCGGTTTTCATCTACTTCGTCTTCCAGGCGTTGCTGCGCGGCGTTGGAGACGTGAAGACGCCGATGATCGTGGTCGCCTCGACGGTCGTGCTCAACTTCTTCCTCGACCCGATCCTGATTTTGGGGCTGGGCCCCTTTCCCGAGATGGGCGTGGTGGGTGCCGCCTGGGCGACGATCGTGGCACAAGGGCTCGCGGGTGCCACGGGGATCGCGATCCTCTTCAGCGGCCGGTACGGCGTGCACCTTCGGCTTCGTCACCTCATCCCGGACGGCGGCGTCGTGCGGACGATTTTTCGCCTCGGCATCCCCTCTTCAGTGGAGCAGTCCACGCGGGCACTCGGGATCGCCGTCATGATGCTCCTGGTCGCCTCCTTCGGAACGATCGCGATCGCTTCCTACGGGATCGGCTCCCGCATTCTTTCTTTCGTGATCATCCCTGCGATGGGCCTTTCGATGGCGACTTCGACCGTCGTGGGCCAAAACGTCGGGGCGAGGCAAAACGACCGGGCGGAATCGGCGGCTCGAAGCGGGATGCTCGCCGGCTTCCTCGGCCTCAGCGCGGCGGGCCTCCTCCTCTTCATTTTCGCCGGTCCGGTGGTGCGCGCGTTCGTGCCGGGCGAGCCCGAGGTGATCGCGGTTGGCGAACGCTTCATGCACATCATGGCGCTCTCCTTCGGATTTTTCGGCGTGCAAATGGTGATGAGCGGGGCGCTCGCGGGCGCCGGCAACACCATGGCCGCCATGGCTCTTTCTCTGATCTCATTTTGGATCCTGCGATTCCCGGTCGCCTGGGTCCTCTCGATCCCCGCAGGCCTCGGACCCGAAGGGGTCTTCTGGTCCTTTCCGATTTCGAATGTGATCGCGGCGCTCATCGCCGTCGGTTGGTTCCTGCGAGGGACCTGGATTCGGCGGGTTCTGAATGACGAGGCGACCCTCGTGAGAATCGTTCGGGATGAGGCCCGGATCGAAGAGGTCACGGAGGAAGGTTAG
- a CDS encoding DUF5715 family protein produces the protein MRTSPFYLILLLSSCGWVEREREVAAQAAREATVIEIQRAISQAIAAADRFARTADRILSPMPVMTPGEIGTLRQFLNTTHVARARELGVRVGTRVELDSLVAAGRLVALEDSTQYWIVRPGTAPAHVVPEMRVLLETLGRRFQARLAQMGLPAYRIEVTSALRTTERQERLREANANAAAGVSSHEFGTTVDLSYAAFAPPVVRPPEILATVPAEFAAFAERIVDLALESVSARKSRELGAIFSQVLRDAQSEGLALVIYENQQTVYHLTVGRAVAVQ, from the coding sequence ATGCGCACCTCGCCCTTCTACCTGATCCTCTTGCTCTCTTCCTGCGGATGGGTAGAACGGGAACGGGAAGTCGCCGCGCAGGCCGCGAGGGAGGCGACGGTGATCGAGATTCAGCGGGCGATCTCACAAGCCATCGCGGCAGCCGATCGGTTTGCGCGGACCGCGGACCGCATCCTCTCGCCCATGCCCGTCATGACCCCGGGGGAAATTGGAACCCTTCGCCAGTTCCTGAACACCACGCACGTCGCGCGTGCTCGTGAGCTTGGCGTGCGGGTGGGCACCCGTGTGGAGTTGGACTCCCTGGTGGCCGCGGGGCGACTCGTGGCTCTCGAGGACAGCACCCAATATTGGATCGTTCGCCCCGGCACGGCACCCGCACATGTCGTCCCCGAGATGCGGGTGCTGCTCGAAACGCTCGGCCGCCGCTTTCAGGCTCGACTCGCCCAGATGGGGCTCCCGGCGTACCGGATCGAGGTCACCAGCGCCCTGCGTACTACGGAACGCCAGGAGCGGCTCCGAGAGGCCAACGCGAATGCGGCGGCCGGGGTCAGCTCGCACGAGTTCGGCACGACCGTGGACCTCTCCTACGCGGCATTCGCACCACCCGTGGTTCGTCCTCCCGAGATTCTGGCGACCGTGCCCGCCGAGTTCGCCGCCTTTGCCGAGCGGATCGTGGATCTCGCGCTCGAATCGGTCTCGGCCCGGAAGTCGCGCGAGCTGGGAGCCATCTTCAGCCAGGTGCTCCGAGATGCGCAGTCCGAGGGACTCGCTCTCGTGATCTACGAGAACCAGCAGACCGTCTATCACCTCACGGTCGGCCGGGCCGTCGCAGTTCAATGA
- a CDS encoding HTTM domain-containing protein — protein MNNSALWGDLVDFDANPRLIATIRVAVGLLALLKGLTLVAFAAPPAAVMLPWMALSFAVAIGWHARRAAGGLVALAAYLLFQGFYANHLYLLALVLLLVALSDCERQYAIRPQGSGPVPGWPLFLMRAQLSIVYLFAGIAKINGEFLSGSTLGYHFENSVLPVPDFSSLLLFLSLATVAAEIFIGLAVWSERLRSLAFALVLPLHAVMPFVSQDPAQVVGILIFTAIMLVLFASFLNVPEGGRLVIWDDRSEVWRRRISLLRKVDLFGALRFARRSEERRYEVIGKQPGEAEAALHLFLPGWRIRAGMDAILEIIAVLPGGCFIAPYLALPGVRTFGSGLAREKSVPFSRVRPEPTARLV, from the coding sequence ATGAATAACTCCGCGCTGTGGGGCGATCTCGTGGACTTCGACGCCAACCCGAGGCTGATCGCAACGATTCGGGTGGCGGTCGGCCTTCTGGCGTTGCTCAAGGGATTGACGCTCGTCGCATTCGCGGCGCCTCCCGCCGCGGTCATGCTCCCGTGGATGGCGCTTTCCTTCGCCGTGGCCATCGGGTGGCATGCCCGGCGCGCCGCAGGCGGGCTCGTCGCGCTTGCCGCTTATCTGCTCTTTCAGGGATTTTATGCGAACCATCTCTATCTGCTCGCCCTTGTACTCCTCCTGGTGGCACTGAGCGACTGCGAACGCCAATACGCGATCCGTCCGCAGGGGAGCGGACCGGTTCCCGGGTGGCCGCTTTTTCTCATGCGGGCCCAACTCTCGATCGTCTACCTCTTCGCCGGAATCGCGAAAATCAACGGGGAGTTCCTGAGCGGCTCTACGCTGGGCTACCACTTCGAGAACTCGGTTCTCCCCGTTCCCGACTTCTCCTCTCTCCTCCTCTTCCTCTCTCTCGCCACGGTCGCGGCCGAGATCTTCATCGGGCTCGCCGTATGGTCCGAGCGCTTGCGATCCTTGGCGTTCGCGCTGGTACTCCCGCTGCACGCCGTGATGCCCTTCGTGTCGCAGGACCCGGCGCAGGTCGTGGGAATCCTCATTTTCACGGCGATCATGCTCGTGCTCTTCGCGAGTTTCCTCAACGTTCCGGAAGGCGGACGGCTCGTGATCTGGGACGACCGGTCCGAGGTCTGGCGGCGCCGGATATCCCTCCTCCGAAAAGTGGACCTGTTCGGCGCCCTCCGCTTCGCTCGCAGAAGCGAGGAGCGGAGATACGAGGTGATCGGCAAACAACCCGGTGAAGCCGAGGCGGCGCTGCACCTCTTCCTCCCCGGCTGGCGCATCCGCGCGGGGATGGATGCGATCCTAGAAATCATCGCCGTCCTCCCAGGGGGATGTTTCATCGCCCCGTACCTCGCCCTTCCAGGCGTCCGCACCTTTGGCAGCGGCCTCGCACGAGAAAAGAGCGTTCCGTTCTCCCGAGTCCGCCCCGAACCCACCGCACGGCTGGTCTGA
- a CDS encoding DNA alkylation repair protein has translation MSHELRDFYDGKVVREIARDLKRAHRAFPAERFVEDALEGLAPLSLTGRAAHIAAAMRRHLPSDFADLATILERSLGPRHSGTDSFGMGPFKYLPHTMIAASDGLGHFEAAMRLQYELTQRFSAEFSIRAFLNAHPEATYERLVEWSSDGSPHVRRLVSEGTRPRLPWAPRLRHFQKDPKPVLALLERLKDDPERYVQRSVANNLNDISKDHPELVVTLCRRWLDGASEGRAWIVRHALRSLVKAGHAGALDLLGVGTAPRVRIERLRISPKRVRKGGRVEITCELASMAGAAQDLLIDYAVHYVKADGRTHPKLFKWKRVNLGRAEAVPIRITIKLGDLTTRKHYPGKHPVELRINGRSYGLGAFGLVKGTPPT, from the coding sequence ATGTCACACGAGCTGCGCGACTTCTACGACGGAAAGGTGGTCCGCGAGATCGCGCGCGATCTGAAACGCGCGCATCGTGCATTCCCCGCCGAACGTTTCGTAGAGGATGCCCTCGAAGGATTGGCGCCTCTCTCGCTGACCGGCCGCGCCGCGCACATCGCCGCGGCGATGCGGCGGCACTTACCTTCGGATTTCGCCGACCTCGCGACCATCCTCGAGCGTTCGCTGGGACCGCGCCACTCCGGAACCGATTCCTTCGGGATGGGACCCTTCAAATACTTGCCGCACACCATGATCGCGGCTTCGGACGGGCTCGGTCACTTTGAAGCCGCGATGCGGCTCCAGTACGAGCTCACGCAGCGCTTTTCCGCGGAATTCAGCATACGCGCATTTCTCAACGCACATCCTGAAGCGACTTACGAACGGCTCGTCGAATGGAGCTCGGACGGCAGCCCTCACGTTCGGCGATTGGTCTCGGAGGGGACGCGACCGAGACTTCCGTGGGCACCTCGGCTGCGGCACTTCCAGAAGGATCCCAAGCCGGTGCTCGCGCTCCTCGAACGCCTGAAGGACGACCCCGAGCGCTACGTGCAGAGGTCGGTGGCGAACAACTTGAACGACATCTCGAAGGATCACCCCGAGCTGGTGGTCACCCTGTGCCGGCGTTGGCTCGATGGCGCATCAGAAGGTCGCGCCTGGATCGTCCGCCATGCCCTGCGCTCGCTCGTGAAGGCGGGCCACGCGGGAGCCCTCGATCTCCTCGGCGTGGGCACGGCCCCGAGAGTGCGGATCGAACGGCTCCGAATCTCACCCAAGCGCGTGAGGAAGGGGGGGCGCGTGGAAATCACCTGCGAGCTCGCCAGCATGGCCGGGGCCGCACAGGACCTCCTGATAGACTACGCCGTCCACTACGTGAAGGCGGATGGCCGCACGCATCCGAAGCTCTTCAAGTGGAAGCGCGTCAATCTGGGGCGCGCGGAGGCGGTCCCGATTCGGATCACGATCAAGCTGGGAGACCTGACGACTCGCAAACACTATCCGGGAAAACATCCCGTCGAGCTGCGGATCAATGGCAGGAGTTACGGGCTCGGGGCCTTTGGACTCGTGAAAGGAACGCCCCCGACCTGA
- a CDS encoding FAD-dependent oxidoreductase — MPVEEDPRSVSVGQRKAQCCIAGGGPAGMMLGLLLARAGVEVVVLEKHADFLRDFRGDTIHPSTLEVIHELGLLEEFLKLPHQEIEELRVVVGGFEVTLADFRHLPTRCRFTALLPQWDFLDFLENQARLYPTFRMRMDAEVTGLLHDGDEVAGVRVRTPEGPLEVRAPLVVGADGRDSTMRALSGLPVRDLGAPMDVFWMRISRKESDPSVPLGRIEGGHILVMIHRGDYWQCGYVIPKGVSDVIRARGIEAFRNEIALVAPFLDDRILELRSWDDVKLLSVRVDRLDCWHRPGLICIGDAAHAMSPVGGVGINLAIQDAVALANVVAGPLREGTLSSEHLRRVQSRRSVPTRLTQWMQLFLQNNIIGPTLGSPEPVTPPLPVRLLARWPWLRRIPARLAGMGIRPEHVRSRPSLPISEGSPRPAPPPGH, encoded by the coding sequence GTGCCCGTGGAAGAGGACCCTCGATCCGTGTCGGTCGGCCAGCGGAAGGCACAGTGTTGCATCGCGGGCGGCGGCCCCGCCGGGATGATGCTCGGGCTTCTTCTCGCGCGTGCGGGGGTCGAGGTCGTCGTCCTGGAAAAACATGCGGATTTCCTGCGCGATTTTCGCGGGGACACAATTCATCCGTCCACCCTCGAGGTGATTCACGAGCTCGGCCTTCTCGAGGAGTTTCTGAAGCTCCCACATCAGGAGATCGAGGAGCTTCGCGTGGTCGTCGGGGGGTTCGAGGTCACGCTGGCAGATTTTCGGCATCTTCCCACGCGCTGCCGATTCACCGCGCTTCTTCCGCAATGGGATTTTCTCGACTTCCTCGAGAATCAGGCACGCCTGTACCCGACCTTCCGCATGCGAATGGACGCGGAAGTGACCGGGCTCCTCCACGACGGGGACGAGGTGGCGGGGGTGCGGGTGAGGACGCCGGAGGGGCCGCTCGAGGTGAGGGCGCCACTCGTCGTCGGCGCCGATGGCCGAGATTCGACCATGCGGGCCCTGTCGGGGCTCCCGGTCCGTGACCTCGGCGCGCCGATGGACGTCTTCTGGATGCGGATCTCTCGGAAGGAGTCAGATCCGAGCGTCCCGCTCGGGCGCATCGAAGGCGGCCACATCCTGGTGATGATCCACCGCGGGGATTATTGGCAGTGCGGCTACGTGATTCCCAAGGGCGTTAGCGATGTGATCCGCGCCCGTGGCATCGAGGCGTTTCGGAACGAGATCGCGCTCGTCGCCCCCTTCCTGGATGATCGCATTCTCGAGTTGCGCTCCTGGGATGACGTGAAGCTTCTCTCCGTACGGGTGGACCGACTCGACTGTTGGCACCGGCCGGGTCTCATCTGCATCGGGGACGCCGCGCACGCCATGTCCCCCGTGGGCGGCGTCGGGATCAATCTCGCAATCCAGGACGCCGTTGCGCTGGCGAATGTCGTGGCGGGCCCGCTTCGGGAAGGAACGCTCTCGTCCGAACACCTGCGTCGTGTGCAGAGCCGCCGGTCCGTCCCCACCCGTCTGACCCAGTGGATGCAGCTCTTCCTTCAGAACAACATCATTGGACCTACCCTCGGCTCGCCCGAGCCGGTGACGCCCCCCCTCCCCGTTCGCCTCTTAGCGCGGTGGCCCTGGCTTCGCCGGATCCCTGCGCGCCTCGCAGGCATGGGAATTCGGCCCGAGCACGTGCGGAGCCGTCCATCGCTCCCGATTTCCGAGGGCTCACCCCGGCCCGCGCCGCCGCCAGGTCATTGA